A genomic segment from Gossypium hirsutum isolate 1008001.06 chromosome D04, Gossypium_hirsutum_v2.1, whole genome shotgun sequence encodes:
- the LOC121216049 gene encoding uncharacterized protein yields the protein MHNGKRCLGSCTFLTKVAKIICTRQLSSTNKTVELVDSKTNGDLSRSKSESMNADENLLCLTRDATSDFVPDLDFVPDLQQQLMDMSFLAMDLKLALQIMQQLIVLDSFWLAEH from the exons ATGCACAATGGAAAAAGGTGTTTGGGCAGCTGCACATTTCTGACAAAAGTAGCAAAAATAATCTGCACCAGgcaatt ATCTTCAACAAATAAGACAGTAGAGTTGGTTGATTCAAAAACTAATGGAGATCTTTCACGTTCCAAGTCTGAATCAATGAATGCGGATGAAAATCTTCTTTGTCTGACAAGAGATGCTACGTCGGATTTTGTTCCAGATCTGGATTTTGTTCCAGATCTTCAACAGCAG CTTATGGACATGAGCTTCCTCGCTATGGACTTGAAGTTGGCCTTACAAATTATGCAGCAG CTTATTGTGTTGGACTCCTTTTGGCTCGCCGAACACTGA
- the LOC107898185 gene encoding protein PSK SIMULATOR 1 — translation MAWPTAETEQVDKVSRGCAMFRHEKPCSPTLQILAFETARNMSRLVALYKSLTDEEFLKLRNGPMRSPGVAFLNSTDETYLLSLICQEKLEDLNQIASIVSRLAKNCNGEELNKFETAFRNMKQGAVDVRNLDFNSRHVRKIIEKMEEYASATSLLHSSLVVLNELESSEKKMQRLKTNDCPEIPSDKTNLDLYNDKISFQRKQVRYFRQVSLWSKTFDKCVGLMARIVCTVYARICVVFGPFVPGLVCTMFTITTKNYFRRLHISRSKAFHMKVYPEAEYCLFVKEENHMRKASKSGPIPKASRFKRGPTTRFPSSELSPEAKGLGFLLSGVTATKNNVEANTRRNQRLIQSAPANTVGAAGLALRYANLITMAETYFYSTAIITDDARHLMFEMLPVHMKRKLRVKLRKHWYKEAKEREEQGLAEGWKEALEEIIEWLAPVAHDTLRWQQDRNLEQQKLNAMPSVLLFQTLHFSDLEKTEAAIVQVLIGLSCIYRYENRRKMNGVGYKEPNVTS, via the coding sequence ATGGCGTGGCCCACAGCAGAGACGGAGCAGGTGGACAAAGTTAGCCGTGGCTGCGCTATGTTCCGTCACGAAAAGCCTTGTTCTCCAACGCTTCAAATCTTGGCCTTCGAGACAGCCAGAAACATGTCCCGTCTTGTGGCCTTGTACAAGTCTTTGACCGACGAGGAATTCTTAAAACTACGGAACGGTCCCATGAGATCCCCTGGCGTTGCGTTCTTGAACTCCACGGATGAAACCTATCTCCTTAGCCTCATCTGCCAAGAGAAGCTCGAGGATCTCAATCAGATTGCCTCCATTGTTTCACGTTTGGCTAAGAATTGCAACGGTGAAGAACTCAACAAGTTCGAAACCGCTTTCCGGAACATGAAACAGGGAGCCGTTGATGTCCGCAACCTTGATTTTAACTCCAGACACGTTCGTAAAATCATTGAGAAAATGGAGGAATACGCGAGCGCCACGTCTTTGCTGCACTCCTCTTTGGTAGTCCTCAACGAGTTAGAGTCATCAGAGAAAAAAATGCAGAGATTGAAGACAAACGATTGTCCCGAAATTCCGTCGGACAAGACCAACCTGGACTTGTACAACGACAAAATCTCTTTCCAAAGAAAACAGGTTCGGTATTTCAGACAAGTTTCCCTGTGGAGCAAAACATTCGATAAGTGCGTTGGGTTAATGGCTCGAATCGTTTGCACCGTTTACGCCCGAATATGCGTCGTTTTTGGACCCTTTGTTCCAGGCCTTGTTTGCACCATGTTCACCATCACCACCAAAAATTACTTTAGGCGCCTCCACATTTCGCGCTCCAAAGCTTTCCACATGAAGGTTTATCCAGAGGCGGAATATTGCCTCTTTGTAAAAGAAGAAAATCACATGAGAAAGGCCTCCAAGTCGGGTCCAATACCAAAAGCTTCCAGGTTCAAACGAGGTCCTACCACCCGTTTCCCCAGCAGCGAACTATCACCTGAAGCTAAAGGCTTGGGGTTCCTACTTTCTGGTGTCACCGCCACTAAAAACAACGTTGAGGCAAATACTAGAAGAAACCAAAGGTTGATACAATCGGCTCCGGCGAACACTGTAGGGGCAGCAGGGCTTGCCTTGCGTTACGCAAACCTAATCACCATGGCAGAGACCTACTTTTACTCGACAGCAATCATCACCGACGATGCACGCCATCTCATGTTCGAGATGTTACCAGTACACATGAAACGAAAACTGAGAGTGAAGCTGAGAAAACATTGGTACAAGGAAGCTAAGGAGCGTGAGGAGCAGGGTTTGGCAGAAGGGTGGAAAGAGGCCTTGGAGGAAATAATAGAGTGGCTGGCTCCAGTGGCGCATGATACACTAAGGTGGCAGCAGGATAGGAACTTGGAGCAACAAAAATTGAATGCAATGCCGAGTGTCCTATTGTTCCAAACGCTGCATTTCTCAGATTTGGAGAAAACGGAGGCTGCAATCGTGCAGGTGTTGATAGGATTGAGTTGTATATATAGATACGAGAATCGGCGGAAGATGAATGGTGTTGGCTATAAGGAACCCAACGTTACATCatga